Part of the Pieris napi chromosome 6, ilPieNapi1.2, whole genome shotgun sequence genome, taaagtgtatcatttaacatatgactcggtttaaatattttttacagattGTTCAAGCGCACCAGGCTTCAGAAGGGCATCGAGTGATGCGGAACTAGCATGCAGTATGGAACGTGGGTCACTGGCGACGCTTATGTCACATCTTCCCGACAATTTATATCCCCaacaaaatgtatgtattaaagGTCCCGAAGGACCAAATCATCTCTATAAGTAACGTTCATAATAAGTTCATAAGATATGATAAGGTTTAAAAATAACGAAATTGTACATGAAAACTTAGTATTCCTTAGTAAACAAAGAAGTAAGCTAAGTTGACGAGAACATGGCGCAAAATTTcagaaaaacttaaaattttataattttaaattacagaaagtatttattgctttaaaatCTAGTTTCATGAGCTGTCTAATATTTCTTCTGTATGAAGTTTGACAGCGTTCAAGTCGTGATTATAACTTGAGATAGGAATTAgaagtattataaaaagcGAACTACCCTGCAGAATGCAGATGTGGTGCTGTAATAagtattgattttataaataaatgtaagaaATTAGTAGTAgtactattatatatacaaataaatagttactaaaaaataaataattgatatttttaggagACCAACAAAGATGCGTCAGTCATAGTACAGATGACATCTTGTTCGCAATGCCACCAATGCCTGGCCTGGCTCTACGACGAAGACATAATGGCTGGTTGGGCGGCCGATGACTCCAACCTTAACACGCGGTGCACTGCTTGCGGAAGACATACTGTGCCGTTGCTTTCCATACAGGTAAGAACGAAAGGTCAGGCAAGAAAGTATGGTCAACTACTTGCTTATCAAGCGAAGAaagatttcataattttttagtCACTGTTAATTTTCTGATTGAGCTGTGTGGGTGTTTGCAAAGTGTCATGAAACGATAGTACTTCATGGATTTGTGTCCTTCAagataagagcgtaccaatttttaaaaggctggcaacgcacttgcgagccctctggcattgagtgtccttgccctgcccgtttgccccctgttctatacaAAAATGCGTGACGTatttgcaagtgcgttgccaacCTATAAGGTAGTGCTCTAAAAGGCCCCTAAGTCGAAACTGTTTGGAGATACATGGAGTGGCAGTAGGTTCCATAAAGAGGTGGTGCGCGCCAAGATGTGTCTCTGTAGTGGATGTTGTTCTATTGGAATATCATTGAATTTTTTGataacaagaaatatatttaattacagatTAAAAGAGCAGAGCAAACACAGTCGGAGACGTTGAGTGTGCCTTATTTGAATCCGTTGGTGCTGAGAAAAGAGTTTGAATCCATTCTAGGTAAGTCGTGTTTATGTAAACTGCGGTTTAATGGAATGAAATTGGAGagttactaatattttttaggtgATCTGtccctttaaaaatatatcaagtttACTAGTACAAGACGTAGAAATTTTACACAACAACTGTGCGTGTGTTTGTAATTTAactcctaaacggctggatcgattttgatttgatttttcaATGACAAAAAGCATTCGAAAATGGTTTAGGTTTACAATTAGAtcatgtttttgtatttaaaacgtGTATACAGACCACGTATGTCGGTTCCGCTAgtagtacataataatataataatgaaaattttaacTTATACGACAATTAGTGTACAATGTAAGATTTTTTGCCTATTACTTATTTCTTAGAAAATAGTATAAGAAAATACCAGTttcatacacataacaaactattatttatagctacacatatacatatttaaaaaaagaaaatacttcgacaatatacaaagccaaaacagattacatttttaaataaaatatacgaaatagaaaacaaaagtcaattaattgatattaatataaataaatttaacttaatattttaaagaaaaaagataTTCTTACTACTGctaaataaagtcaaagtATTCCCGCttcctaaaatattttctcagttatatttatatttcatattagtGAAAAGTCAACATCTTTATAAATGGTATTGTAGTTAGCTAAAACCCGAAACTTGGCGAATTACGCAAATAATTCGTTTTCGTACGAGGCACGTGGAACAATTGTGAATATCTTGTCGCATACGAGTTATAAAAGTGTAAAATCAACAGGTAGAGAAGGAGACGCAAGTTTAGCGGAGCCAGAGTTTGTTGAGTCCCATCCCATTGTGTATTGGAACTTGGTGTGGTTTTTGGAAAGGGCCAATATTGAAAACCATTTACCAGACCTCGTGTGCCCAAATTACTCGTCGCGGTACACCAGCTCGGACGCCCTTTCTGACACGGATAAAGTTGGGGGTAAGTAAAGTTtataagttgttttttttttttcaaatagtttaaaagatttgaaatatttttaacatttgtgACAAAAAATTTCTTCGAGGAATTGGTTAAATACCGTTGAGATCTTTCATGTAGGAAATAGAGATATTCtagtattcttttttttatatacaatagtatataataaatattatatgtaatgaaTATTCAACCAGACTACCAGAAAAAGTTCACCAGTCTAAATAGTAgttgtaaaagtaaaaatacgtTGTAACCTCTGTCgtattgctccagttcaaacaatttgtatgacaatacttggcgattaaaaagagtggcggaaagtttcttgccagttcttcttacccgctctacgcccttgatttgcgaactggtagtaaatgtaaattaacgattaatttaacttgacgattcaaaagtgtacttggttacccacttgaataaagatattttgagtttaaatTATGACCTtagtacttttatttattttttgatgcTAACAACAAATCTTTTGTACGAAATATTGTTTGcgttgttataaattattttttattgcttattatcTTATTTTTCCTTCTGAATTCCTCTACAACTCTCCTACTGCACTGTAAATACATCTCAATTCAAATGAAATCTtatgaagtgaaacttctttatcggcgttggaatgaaactttatcgacgtatgggagaaattttgtagcaaatcgtcacgtttttcggttacgcgccatctttttcttgtctctaccacggttgatccgaagagattcgaagccattcataacaaaaatatataataacgataacaatgatagtaataaatctattacaattaatgaaattctgtaattagtaataaggtaaaatgaaataattgtatttgtattcatgtctatgaaaataaaagccttttgttaaactttatctaatttaactttatttaacaaatttctgtaaagttgcttatagtagatcatttttcgaaaaataaggtcataaaaaagttttacttcttacatgtgtacacctagtacacgcacacatttttttataataggttGTCGTGTCATTTGCGGTTGGGACACCCTACGCTGTGCGGACGGTGAGGCAGAGCCGTTGTATCGCGCGTGGATGGAACGTCACACGACGCGATCGAGGCAAATACGGGCATTGCTTTTAACGGAACATGACTCCCAGCATCGACAGTCGTACGTATTAAATTAGCAGTTgtgtatgaaattaaattaaaatgtgtaagctaataattgaaaagtttcgtataaaataagattttctaaatgtttttgaaaatTCTAATTATCTTCGAAAACTCTGTTTCATTCTGTGAAATTGTTGACTCTTGGTAATAGGAGACAAATCCGCATTCAGGCCATATAATCttcaaaaatctttattttataaaagaaataattttgtctaaaatgtGTAAGCTAATAATTAGCGAGTATAAATAcgaattacattatttacataactttaagTGTCCACTGTCCAGtaatagtattataatattgccGCAAAATTGgtaattgcaaaattacttaccGATAAAAAATGAGACCATTTCAGCAGTCGTGCTCAGTAAATGACATAATCAGAGTATtgagtatataatatatatccgttaaaagttttatttattcgtttAGTACTTGATatctaaaatgtttttaaaatacacctGGCACTTTAGAAATacgttttaatataacttttaaatttcagAGTAATTGTATCAATACTTGATGGCCTTCTCAGCAACGATTTATCGGATGCGATACGCAAATTGGCTTCTTGGAGGGAATCCACTTCGGGAAATAAACGCTATCATTCATTTTATAGGTACGTAGAGTTGGGTACTCCTATATATATTTGACCTTTGacagtatgaaaaataaagtgcATTTGAGAGTAATCTGTACTAAACATTAAAAACCGTAAAATAACTtgtaagaaattattaatttgtcgaaaacactcttattcaaaatatagatttttgtacgtcagtcacgtgacacaaaacgGTCACAGATTAGACGAATCGACGATGACGTGTCGTGCCAGTTAATAATATGCCATCCTTTGTCTAATCCTAATACAGTCCTGGAGTTTAATTTTGTAGGAGACTGATTTTGATCGAAATATGTTATGAGTAtttgtttactttaaaaatgataattaacaTGTTTAAAAAACTTGACGATTGTTTACGTGTGTACTGCCATGGTACGTCATAGGGGCTGGTGTGACACAATCTTGTCTAAAAAAACCGTTTTGGCGGGTTATTCTaattaagtacatatttattttgaaagccGTAATTAAAGCTatagaattataatataaatataattgtataagtACTATAGtcactaattaataatttaaaattgtttttaaaatcttgtcGAATAGCCCATTAGGTCttagtatatttatgaataagatTACTTAACtacgtatatatgtatatttattaatcataatgcaaaaaatatgacaaaattttgATTAACATTTTGCTGGTTAATCAACCTGTTACCTGTTGATATTGAAACAATGACATTTCATAACTTAGCccataatttttatagataaatagaaatacattttcaattcATTTCTGAAAGTACTCTGCTAAATTAAAACGTTATTCCGAAATGCATATGACTAAagctaatattaatatatattatagctttaatatatattaatatatataatatattaatatatattaaataataataattgtatatactatacaaaattatattttacaggGAAATCATTTTCCTCGCAATGGCAGCCCTTGGGgaacaaaatattgattttgtaGCACTACAACGCGAGTATACGCGAGCGTTAGAACAACTAGGAACTGAGGCAAGACCTCAGGACTTACCTCCATCAATTACGGCCGCCTATTGTAGGCATTATTTCAAACGACTTAGACTTAAGGTAGAAGAAGTATGAACAATTTTAAAGGGGAATGTCCAAATGCCCcgctatatataaaaaatctttaaaggctaaatttgcggtttaattttataatactttgAAACATCTAAATTGTACATGGTCTTAAAATTTTGGTTTACACTTGACACCACACCAAAAATAttctcaaataatttttataaaaatatttaaaaaatcataatttttagtttcaaGTCCATGCTTttcctataatataaaaaatatggttagctatatttaattatacagtcctatatattgaatatattattattaagtaattggTAATTTGGGACAGCGGCCAGCAGCGGAAAGGACATTCTTCATTTTGGCTAAATTCCATATGTGAGagaaaatcaaatttaaataaaaatttgcttTCACTGCAATACACAGAGATCACATAACAATTACAATGAATTCTCTTTTTCTTATGCCAGACTAACTATACTAAATTTCATTgatttttgtgtaaaatatGCTTCTGAACTGAGATCCTGTACTAACTTCTAATATTTGAgagaatataaattatcatCTCAGAAATTTTTCAGGCAATCAATTCAATTTgcgtcacaaaaaaaaattagttttgatGTCCttgttaacataaataaagtaattgcATAAACACCAATCTCGGTTGAGAAAATCAACTTTtcggtattattaaaattttaacgaaattgtttgtgatattatagtagatatacaatatttgaaatgttaaggttaaaaaagtattgaaataaaaaagtttacatAGTGTAAAAGGgtttattgaattattggtttaaatttcttaagaattttaattacatatttgctttttcaacttaaatatttttggttttgaAGACATAAGTTGAGACATTTTGCTTTGTTAAGTgacgttattttttaatgtactattaaaaatacgtgCCGTCCAGTGTTGAGCCGGgacaaacaaaattatggcctatattaaaattcattctttatattatgtaactgTATTTTATGTGACTTTTCCTAACACTCAATGTAAATAGTGTGGTTATATGTGAAACCTTCATTTCtttgttacattaattaaattaacattacacATGTAAACTTTCAACTTTTGTTGTcagttaaaatttgtaaaatgctTAAAACTTCAGTTTGGAAAGTACTATGCAATGTGTTGCTTATGTAACTCAGAATGTAGtgtgtattttcttttacaaacataagtacatatttaaaaccatttattaaattttagtttaaaacctTTCCGACAATCTTAGTGGTTGGCTCAAATCGTGTTTTACATATGTATCAGATACACAGACTCTTTAGTGAACTTTGTACTAGATTTCTGTATACCTAATTCACTTTTCCCAATACTTATcagcattaatttaaatattgttgaaaatatcaatttatatcACATTTTGTGTGTAAGTAAATTCCTATTTTATTCAGTTTGTCCTAGaagagtttattttatttagaaacagATGTGATGTCTTAAAGCCATATTATGTTCATTATTCTGTACAAATATGTaacaaatgtatttttgtaacgaTGTAATCACACATCTATGTAAGAATAGATATACCGCATAGTTATATAAAAGACATGCAATAATTTGATCTTAGCATTTAGTATTTGACTTGTTCTATTTTATCATAAAGGACAATGTAATAAAggcatataattttatataaaaacaagcttctaaataattgtattatttccttagttttaattttcagtCATTCCTATAACTCTATACAAAAATCTTCCATCATGATCGTAGAAACAGTCATTAACCTTAAAAGTAGCATTTTTTTTGTAGGCTTTTTTAGGAATTCTTATCCTTTCAGGATAATTGGTGCCAGATAAAACTTCTAACTTCTTTGAGTCCTCTTTGAAATCTGTCACCTCACTTAATTTACTTTCATCAATATTACTTAGTTCTATGTCCTGGCTTATATTAGGTTTTGCCTTGGAAACATCTGACACTGAGCTAATAATAAGTTGATCGGGTAGATCAACATTTTTCCCTTTCTCTAatctacttttaattttactacttAATTCATCTAAAGTGAGCTTTTTGTTATCTTTCTTTACTTTTTCTGTGTTATTATGAACATTAGTCTCGTTTTCCGTTAGATTTTCATTTTCACTGTGGCCTTCAGAggcacattttttaataattctctCAAACTCGCCCATTTTCTCCTCTTGAGTCACATCAATTTTAATACTAGATTTTTTCAAGGGTGGTATTGTCCTTTCGGagaatttaagaaaatgtTGCCTTAAGTTTTCAGGTATATCTAGAGTACCCTCCTTTAGTTCTCTCCAATTCCTCATCGCGGAAGCATCATGTCTAGAAATTCTTTGCTCTGTGGCTGGTTTCCATGGAAATTTGAGTAGTttctgaaattaataattatttttaaataatttaacatatacCAGCGAAACATCTActtgtatgaaaaatattaaatggccTGATTAACATGAAATAATGTGAAATTCATACATTCTTGAGATGCTAGTAAAAGAGTAAATTCAATATGGTAAAGTAAGTACCTTAACAACAGCTTCTGTAACTGGGAAGCTTTCAGCTATTTTTTGCGGAGTCCATTCATCAGGCATAGTGGTAGCTAAATGTCGAATCTGTTCTTTTTCACTCCAGGTTAACAAGTTTGGCATGTTCTCTTTGAAATATCTTTCCTTTACAATTTGAtgtcttaatttatattttccaatCAAGGTCTCGTTAAAATGTTCATTGTATGCTTGACCCACCTAAAAAAGCAGTATAATAAACTAtacaattcaaattaaaaggtaacctcaaaaaatattttgctactGAAACTTACATCAAAAAAGGTACTGTCTGATTTCTCAATAAATTCTTCAGCATCATCATCCGTAACCTTGATACCACCTTTTCTAAATTCTTCTAATCGATTATCTAAACCAGGGTTTGGTCCAGGTAACCTCCTTTGCCTAATTTCTCGTACAAAAACTTTTGTACCTAAACGTAATAAGCGGCGAGTGTTTACggcaaacataatataataggaCTGTTTGGTCGTTTTTTCGCCGTTTTATGTTAACTCAAAtagagatttaaaataaacgagaCAATTTATTCGAATTAGAAATATTTGGAAATCCTGCAACtcttagtataataatataacttttatactAGCTATGATGCACAGATTTAGTAgcaatgataataaataataattcacatTTCACATCTGCCAAGAGTATCATATGTCAACCTGTCAATCGTAATTTATCAATTATCAGTACCATAGAGTGCCTTTGTGCTCTtggtacataaaaaaactcCAATCTCCAAAAGAATATAGTTTAGAAAAAggtaattaaacaatattcacCTTACATTAACTTTGTGTAGGTAGCGCAATGTAGAgtatataatacatacatacacaatgttttatacaatatattaaatggCTGTCGCGCTCTTAACTCACTAGGCACACTCGTCGTTTGGTTTCGAAAAATTAACATTCAGAAATGCTTGATGATATTGTAATATACTCCAAATAATGTACAAGCCCAGTTCAGATTATGCTCTTATAGAGGGGGTATTGTATTCGCCATTACTGTATTGGCCAGGAAATAGATCGTATCGTACCGATCTAAATAAACTTAGTCACTCAACAATTATCTGTAAACATTGGTTTATATAGCAGGATGTGAACCTAGAGGAACCTAACATTAACTATGGTTTGGTAGCGACGTCCCAACTGCGTACTAcataacataattattgttatttgttttttttttctagctAAGCATagcttttgtttaaattaaaatctagtattgttttgttatttatatagaacCTCCTTGAATGTTCATTTGAACAATAAGATATTCTAATAGTGGCGAAGTGAATTGGTTGGTGTAGgtagataattaaaacaaatctcTTATAAtaagctttatttaattatgagttaacaaatattttcgtATTTTTGAAAACAGGTTGTGACCATAACTGAATATAAGTCAAATTGCATACGCAAAATTTACATGTtacgaaaaaataaacactgaGAATTGTTtctataataatgaatatttattttatacttaacaATAAGAATTCAATTCAGTTTCGAAAGcatgtattataaatacataaagttATATAACTATAGCTCAAAAATCCATCTCGTGCGTCCTCAAGCCGAAACTTACTTAGTAAGCGAAATCTTCcaaattatcaattaaattaactacACAGAACGCGTGACACGCCGTGTCCACGCACCGTTCTAAATGTGGTGCTGGTTCTAATAAATATGAGGAATAATAATTCCATCTTCAGCAGTTGTCGTCaaagaaaaatgtaatatCAGTTTCAATTACAATGTCCGGTTTTATCGTTTTCTAAATCATTCGGCACCAGACGGCCAAACTATGTACATATCGTTAATATTGTAATTCAAACTAAATAACCCGAGACAAAGTCATGTTACAGCAATATGAATAAGATAGACCTTTCGATATCGTGTCTTCCGTTATCAGTTTGGTGTGACTTTGTCTCGAGAAGCGAACAAAACACTGATCGTTAGTAATTGTTGAGACGGTCCGTATCACTAGAACCACAATCAGATCACAAACTCTGCGATTCGTCACTTTACACAacaatatactttaaaattattaacacaCGTCGAATTTAAACTTGTGTTAAGAGATCACACGTTATACCCAATCTAATTTGATTATTCTATCTAGCAATAGAAAGTAACAATTAGGTACGACTATGGTATAATAAGATAATGATTCATTATATTGTAACCTATCACTTTAATGATTGTACAATGATTATGATCTATCAACGAGAGAATACTTTGTTACAATTCATAGAAAAACTTATACGcatcattaaaatttatcataCAGCGTACACCGTATTAcctatatttttctaaaaatatgaAGACAGCGTccttcaaaaacatttttaacattacTTAGCcgaaattaaattcctaagaGAGTTAGGATTTGTGATGACTATACTCAAAAAATACTTGGAATTAACGCCACTGTAACCGATAAACTCGCAGCAAACAACGCGCCGATACACAAGATGTATCATATacaagttaattatttatctgcAAGAGTTCTATAGCTT contains:
- the LOC125050131 gene encoding neugrin, with the translated sequence MFAVNTRRLLRLGTKVFVREIRQRRLPGPNPGLDNRLEEFRKGGIKVTDDDAEEFIEKSDSTFFDVGQAYNEHFNETLIGKYKLRHQIVKERYFKENMPNLLTWSEKEQIRHLATTMPDEWTPQKIAESFPVTEAVVKKLLKFPWKPATEQRISRHDASAMRNWRELKEGTLDIPENLRQHFLKFSERTIPPLKKSSIKIDVTQEEKMGEFERIIKKCASEGHSENENLTENETNVHNNTEKVKKDNKKLTLDELSSKIKSRLEKGKNVDLPDQLIISSVSDVSKAKPNISQDIELSNIDESKLSEVTDFKEDSKKLEVLSGTNYPERIRIPKKAYKKNATFKVNDCFYDHDGRFLYRVIGMTEN